Proteins encoded in a region of the Nostoc sp. UHCC 0926 genome:
- a CDS encoding DUF1822 family protein: MTTLCTVTGSISPVLRRHAEKCSKLQATFEKSRQVLLNMLSVSFVKSYLEYLGFETDLEGSDSWNPVWQTLMDVADLSLKTLGKLECRPVLENSQFVYVPPEVQSDRICYVAVQISDSLREAKLLGFFQESSTSYLPINQLQSIEELLKYLELCELKDRTLKSLTTDTKNSNSLLDLKKWFENIFLSGWQTVESLLVLEPAWQIRSYEEKSINILPEQAKLIDFGIQAQNTSVVIVVRLRQSENNKEERLICIELHAANGQDYLPNLLHVILLDEQGNSVIEAKAKNNNKKIELQFIGVSKDKFGIKIILGDISLVENFVI, encoded by the coding sequence ATGACAACCCTTTGTACGGTTACAGGTTCCATATCTCCAGTTCTTCGTAGGCATGCAGAAAAATGTTCAAAACTACAAGCCACTTTTGAAAAAAGTCGGCAGGTTCTTTTGAATATGTTGTCTGTATCTTTCGTAAAATCTTATTTAGAATACCTCGGTTTTGAGACAGACTTAGAGGGAAGTGATAGTTGGAACCCGGTGTGGCAAACTCTGATGGATGTAGCCGATTTATCGTTAAAAACCTTGGGTAAATTAGAGTGCCGTCCTGTGCTAGAAAATTCACAGTTTGTTTATGTGCCACCAGAAGTTCAGTCAGATAGAATTTGCTATGTGGCTGTGCAGATAAGTGATTCCTTGCGAGAAGCAAAGCTGCTAGGATTTTTCCAAGAATCATCAACAAGCTATTTACCTATAAATCAGTTACAAAGTATTGAGGAGTTATTGAAGTACTTAGAATTGTGTGAATTGAAAGACAGAACATTAAAATCTTTAACCACCGATACTAAAAATAGCAATAGTTTACTAGATCTAAAAAAATGGTTTGAAAATATTTTTTTATCGGGATGGCAAACAGTTGAATCTCTTCTAGTATTAGAACCTGCTTGGCAAATAAGAAGTTATGAAGAAAAATCGATAAATATTTTGCCTGAGCAGGCTAAATTGATTGATTTTGGCATACAAGCCCAAAATACATCAGTAGTGATAGTTGTGAGGCTTCGTCAAAGCGAAAACAACAAGGAGGAAAGATTGATTTGTATAGAGTTACATGCAGCAAATGGTCAAGATTATTTACCAAATTTGCTGCATGTGATACTTTTAGATGAACAGGGAAATTCTGTGATTGAGGCTAAAGCAAAAAACAATAATAAAAAAATTGAATTGCAATTTATAGGTGTGTCAAAAGATAAATTTGGCATCAAGATAATTCTAGGTGATATCAGCTTGGTCGAAAATTTTGTGATCTAA
- a CDS encoding acylase yields MRIDILLRVYKRKSIRRVLPLILSLILVLFVGSRVIAVPTKSTEILWDTYGVPHIYGKDDQSAFYAFGWAQMQSHGDLLLRLYGQAQGRAAEYWGEKYLDSDRWVQTAGVPERARSWYKAQSPTFRSYVDAFATGINAYASQNPDLIDDQVEMVLPVKAEDVMAHLHRVLNFTFVVNPEEVLDLSKQKLQAGSNGWAIAPTHSANGKAMLLANPHLPWSDLFLWYEAQITAPGIDAYGATLVGIPVLAIAFNNNLGWTHTVNTYDGWDLYELTLAENGYRFDDKVLNFQTKTLFLKVKQKDGSLQEQPLVVKSSVHGPIVAEKNGKTLALRVAGLDRPGVLQQWWDMARAKNLTQFQTVLKRLQLPMFTVMYADREGHIMHLFNGQVPVRSRGDFKYWQGIIPGNTSKTLWTKIHPYQDLPRIVDPKSGWLQNTNDPPWTTTFPAAIKADNYPPYMAPRFMDFRSQRSVRMLAEDDKISFDEMVADKYSTRMELADRILDDLIPAARKYGKDLGQQAANVLEAWDRQANADSQGAVLFAFWVQQMHLDKAFSKPWNENSPRTTPDGLANPESAVATLQAVAAQVEKTYGALDVPWGKVFRLRLGDVNLAANGGDGKLGIFRVLDFSPAAEQTFQAVGGDSYVAAIEFSNPVRAMALTSYGNATQPGSPHISDQLQMSGNKKLRTVWRDRLDILAHLEERKIF; encoded by the coding sequence ATGAGGATTGATATTTTACTCAGGGTTTACAAAAGAAAATCAATACGTCGTGTTTTACCCTTAATACTCAGTTTGATACTGGTTTTATTTGTAGGAAGCCGCGTTATAGCTGTGCCAACAAAATCCACAGAGATATTATGGGATACCTATGGTGTGCCGCACATCTACGGAAAAGATGACCAGAGTGCATTTTATGCCTTTGGTTGGGCACAAATGCAAAGTCATGGAGATTTGCTTTTGCGTCTCTATGGTCAAGCACAGGGACGCGCAGCCGAATATTGGGGAGAGAAATACCTGGATTCAGATCGTTGGGTACAGACTGCCGGAGTACCAGAACGCGCTCGTTCTTGGTACAAAGCACAGAGTCCAACTTTTCGCAGTTATGTTGATGCTTTTGCTACTGGGATCAATGCTTATGCTTCCCAAAATCCTGACTTGATTGACGATCAAGTTGAGATGGTGCTACCAGTCAAGGCAGAAGATGTCATGGCTCATTTACATCGGGTACTCAATTTCACCTTTGTGGTGAATCCGGAGGAAGTATTAGACCTGAGCAAACAAAAATTGCAAGCAGGATCTAATGGTTGGGCGATCGCACCAACTCATTCTGCCAATGGGAAGGCCATGTTGCTAGCAAATCCACATTTACCTTGGTCAGATTTATTTTTGTGGTATGAAGCCCAAATCACCGCACCAGGAATTGATGCTTATGGGGCAACACTTGTAGGTATTCCCGTATTAGCGATCGCATTTAACAACAATTTAGGTTGGACTCACACCGTTAACACCTATGATGGTTGGGATCTTTATGAACTCACACTAGCAGAGAATGGATACCGCTTTGATGACAAAGTTCTTAACTTTCAGACAAAAACCCTCTTTTTAAAGGTGAAGCAGAAAGATGGCTCCTTGCAAGAGCAACCATTAGTAGTGAAAAGTTCTGTCCACGGGCCTATAGTAGCCGAGAAAAATGGTAAAACCCTGGCGCTGAGAGTTGCAGGTCTTGATAGACCAGGTGTACTCCAGCAGTGGTGGGATATGGCACGAGCAAAAAACCTTACCCAGTTTCAAACAGTACTCAAGCGCTTGCAACTGCCAATGTTTACGGTGATGTATGCAGATAGAGAAGGGCATATCATGCACCTATTCAACGGTCAAGTACCAGTGCGCTCTAGGGGTGATTTTAAATATTGGCAAGGCATAATCCCAGGAAATACATCTAAAACCTTGTGGACAAAAATTCATCCTTACCAAGATTTACCGCGCATAGTTGACCCTAAGAGTGGCTGGTTGCAAAATACAAATGACCCACCTTGGACAACTACATTTCCAGCCGCCATTAAAGCAGATAATTACCCGCCTTACATGGCTCCTCGTTTCATGGATTTCCGCTCACAACGTTCTGTAAGGATGTTAGCTGAGGATGACAAAATCTCTTTTGATGAAATGGTTGCAGATAAGTACTCTACCCGCATGGAACTGGCTGATCGAATTTTGGATGATTTAATTCCGGCTGCACGCAAGTATGGTAAGGACTTAGGGCAGCAAGCAGCTAATGTCCTGGAAGCCTGGGATCGGCAAGCCAATGCAGATAGTCAGGGGGCCGTATTATTTGCCTTTTGGGTACAACAGATGCACTTAGATAAGGCGTTTAGTAAACCCTGGAATGAAAATTCTCCACGCACTACACCCGATGGTTTAGCTAATCCTGAAAGTGCAGTTGCAACTCTGCAAGCAGTCGCAGCACAAGTAGAAAAGACTTATGGGGCGCTTGATGTACCGTGGGGCAAGGTTTTTCGGCTACGGTTGGGTGATGTAAATTTAGCTGCCAATGGTGGGGATGGCAAGCTAGGAATTTTTCGTGTACTAGATTTTTCTCCCGCAGCAGAGCAAACGTTCCAAGCCGTTGGAGGTGATTCCTATGTGGCTGCAATTGAATTTTCCAACCCTGTACGGGCAATGGCACTCACCAGCTATGGTAATGCAACTCAACCCGGATCGCCCCACATTAGCGACCAGTTACAGATGTCCGGCAACAAAAAGTTGCGGACTGTGTGGCGCGATCGCTTAGATATTCTTGCCCATCTAGAAGAACGTAAAATATTCTGA
- a CDS encoding LysM peptidoglycan-binding domain-containing protein, producing the protein MTSFFKTKTFIGTIKKLPAIGLVVSFSFTASFVLPGFSDTVLNEGETRAQAQQSNGTQYTVQPGDFLSSIAERFFGDGSEASWRRIYEANRAVIGTDPTQLNVGTVLFIPGVNPSQATSLSKRGSFQDFLLGLGQRETGQQNPPYNIENGLGFIGKYQFGEALLIDLGYYQATLYYGNGASRNEWQGTWRGKNEVYSKQDFLNNKNNVQENAIQEAFALNLNRINSQLQQHGRSLKDFIGQQRGGVVITTSGILASAHLRGEGGVVQLLLYNQVLQDENGTSTLTYLREFAGFETPFD; encoded by the coding sequence ATGACTTCATTCTTTAAAACTAAAACATTCATAGGCACAATCAAAAAACTTCCTGCGATTGGACTAGTGGTTTCTTTCTCTTTTACTGCATCATTTGTATTACCTGGATTTAGCGATACTGTTTTGAACGAAGGCGAAACAAGAGCACAAGCACAACAGAGCAATGGAACTCAATATACAGTACAACCTGGTGACTTTTTATCAAGTATTGCTGAAAGATTTTTTGGTGATGGTAGCGAAGCTTCGTGGAGAAGAATTTATGAGGCTAATCGGGCTGTGATTGGGACTGATCCTACTCAACTAAATGTTGGGACAGTACTTTTTATACCTGGAGTCAATCCGTCTCAGGCAACTTCTCTATCTAAAAGAGGCAGTTTCCAGGATTTTTTACTAGGGCTTGGACAAAGGGAAACAGGACAACAAAATCCTCCTTACAACATTGAAAATGGGTTGGGTTTCATAGGCAAGTATCAGTTCGGTGAAGCTCTCTTAATTGACCTTGGATACTATCAAGCTACTCTTTATTATGGCAACGGTGCTAGTAGAAATGAGTGGCAGGGTACGTGGAGAGGAAAAAATGAAGTTTATAGCAAACAAGATTTCTTAAACAATAAGAATAATGTGCAAGAAAACGCTATTCAAGAAGCTTTTGCATTAAACTTAAATCGGATTAACAGTCAACTTCAACAGCATGGGCGTTCGCTCAAAGACTTTATAGGACAACAACGAGGAGGGGTAGTTATCACTACATCTGGAATTCTTGCATCTGCTCATTTGCGTGGCGAAGGAGGGGTTGTCCAGTTGCTACTGTATAACCAAGTTTTACAAGATGAAAATGGCACTTCTACTCTCACTTATTTAAGAGAATTTGCTGGATTTGAAACTCCCTTCGATTAG
- a CDS encoding MbtH domain protein — protein sequence MNELVQRLSEGEHPVEASLRPDKTATALKECIDRGYVHIKFTDTKGGTDLGVTLDPEASNLNEADFFNQKGQVHIVGNLTLNYVKVRCIADIDLETLEGQGYLEPIGE from the coding sequence ATGAACGAGTTAGTACAACGATTGTCAGAAGGCGAACATCCCGTTGAAGCAAGTCTGCGACCTGATAAAACAGCAACCGCTTTGAAAGAGTGCATTGACCGTGGATATGTTCATATCAAGTTCACGGACACTAAGGGAGGTACTGATTTAGGTGTCACCCTTGATCCAGAGGCATCTAACCTCAATGAAGCTGACTTTTTTAACCAAAAGGGTCAGGTTCACATAGTTGGTAACTTAACTTTGAACTACGTGAAAGTTCGATGTATTGCAGATATTGACCTGGAAACCTTAGAAGGTCAGGGATACCTTGAACCCATAGGAGAATGA
- a CDS encoding sigma-70 family RNA polymerase sigma factor: MNEEEVTELAVIAQQQLPGTTGRRIALSKLMDVIYRSPKLWYFPNRNQYLPGVYEDIYEEARQDLFVYISQNLDKYDPTRAQFMTWANMLLKKRFFKDAIPKIIGKNELKVDPYVLENKEYPQPDNTEVDWITAVEKIKQYIETDPEGIFKQERIKGHPQANFRQIAIKKWSGISWKQMSEEWEIPIPTLSNFYQRSLQRFRENFINICNV; the protein is encoded by the coding sequence ATGAACGAAGAAGAAGTGACAGAGCTAGCTGTAATAGCCCAACAGCAGCTACCAGGAACAACGGGCAGAAGGATAGCTTTATCAAAACTGATGGATGTTATCTACCGTTCGCCCAAGCTTTGGTATTTCCCGAATCGGAATCAATACTTACCAGGAGTCTATGAGGATATTTATGAGGAGGCGCGACAAGACTTATTTGTGTATATATCTCAAAATCTTGATAAATATGACCCGACACGTGCTCAATTTATGACTTGGGCAAATATGTTACTGAAGAAGCGTTTTTTTAAAGACGCGATTCCCAAAATTATCGGCAAAAATGAACTCAAGGTAGATCCTTATGTCCTAGAAAACAAAGAATATCCCCAGCCTGATAATACTGAAGTTGATTGGATCACGGCTGTAGAAAAAATCAAACAATATATAGAAACAGACCCAGAAGGAATTTTTAAGCAAGAGCGGATAAAAGGGCATCCACAGGCAAATTTTCGACAAATAGCTATCAAAAAATGGTCAGGAATATCCTGGAAACAAATGTCAGAAGAATGGGAAATTCCCATTCCAACATTAAGTAATTTTTACCAACGCTCTTTGCAAAGATTTCGTGAAAATTTTATAAATATATGTAATGTTTAG
- a CDS encoding calcium-binding protein, translating to MRAEFSTGDNLLSGGDGNDYLSISGYIINISGGDNFYPSSGNNTLNGGTGDDILYAQISTGNNLLSGGDGNDSFYVSTSSPYTVLVTQTVDGGKGDDLLSVDYSNATGGITTTFNATTNKGEITAGMYRVSYKNIEGLDIFGTAYDDNIVGSNGNDTLSISSGGKDTVDGGKGDDLLSVDYSVATGGITTTFNVTTNKGEITAGMYRVSYKNIERLNISGTEYDDYIVGNNGNDTLSTRSGGKDTIIGGAGNDRLSADYSSGNNTLNGGAGNDRLSADYSGGNNTLNGGAGDDYLSTNASSGNNLLFGDDGNDILIGGNSNDSLYGGAGTDTFVFNKIFNYGSVDKIYDFNATNEVIQISATGFGGGLSIGSLQKNQFTLGTSATTSEERFIYNSATGALYFDRDGSASEFTQVQFAQLSTGLALTNNNFMVV from the coding sequence TTGCGTGCTGAATTTTCAACAGGCGATAACTTACTCTCTGGTGGCGATGGCAATGATTATCTCTCCATCTCTGGCTATATCATTAACATCAGCGGTGGAGATAATTTTTACCCCTCCTCAGGCAATAACACCCTCAACGGTGGCACTGGTGACGATATATTGTACGCTCAGATTTCAACAGGCAATAACTTACTTTCTGGTGGTGATGGCAATGATTCCTTCTATGTAAGCACCTCGTCCCCATATACTGTTTTAGTAACTCAAACGGTAGATGGGGGTAAAGGTGACGATTTGTTGTCCGTTGATTACAGCAATGCTACTGGAGGAATCACAACGACATTCAATGCCACTACAAACAAGGGAGAAATTACGGCGGGAATGTATCGTGTTAGCTACAAAAATATCGAAGGATTAGATATTTTTGGTACAGCCTACGATGACAACATTGTGGGGAGCAATGGCAACGATACGCTCTCCATAAGCAGTGGTGGCAAAGATACGGTAGATGGGGGAAAAGGTGACGATTTGTTGTCTGTTGATTACAGCGTTGCTACTGGAGGAATCACAACGACATTCAATGTCACTACAAACAAGGGAGAAATTACGGCGGGAATGTATCGTGTTAGCTACAAAAATATCGAAAGATTAAATATCTCTGGTACAGAGTACGATGATTACATTGTGGGGAACAATGGCAACGATACGCTCTCCACGCGCAGTGGTGGCAAAGATACGATTATTGGCGGTGCAGGTAATGATCGCTTGAGTGCTGACTATTCAAGTGGTAATAATACCCTCAACGGTGGTGCAGGTAATGATCGCTTGAGTGCTGACTATTCAGGCGGCAATAACACCCTCAACGGTGGTGCTGGTGATGATTACTTGAGTACTAATGCTTCAAGTGGCAATAACCTACTCTTTGGGGATGATGGCAACGATATCCTCATCGGTGGCAACAGTAATGATAGCCTTTATGGAGGAGCTGGTACTGATACCTTTGTTTTTAATAAGATTTTCAATTATGGAAGCGTTGATAAGATTTATGACTTTAACGCGACTAATGAAGTGATTCAGATATCGGCTACTGGTTTTGGTGGCGGGTTATCAATAGGTTCACTTCAGAAAAATCAGTTTACTCTCGGAACATCTGCAACCACTAGCGAAGAGCGATTTATCTACAATAGCGCTACAGGTGCATTATACTTTGACCGAGATGGTAGTGCATCTGAGTTTACTCAAGTGCAATTTGCACAATTATCTACTGGATTGGCACTAACCAATAACAATTTTATGGTTGTTTAA
- a CDS encoding MbtH family protein, producing MYQDDKEDTTIYKVVVNHEEQYSIWPADRENALGWKNAGKSGLKQQCLEYIKEVWTDMRPLSLRKKMEETARTQV from the coding sequence ATGTATCAAGATGATAAAGAGGACACGACAATTTACAAAGTTGTAGTCAATCACGAAGAACAGTATTCCATTTGGCCCGCCGACCGGGAGAACGCGCTTGGTTGGAAAAATGCTGGAAAAAGTGGTCTCAAACAACAATGTCTGGAATATATCAAAGAAGTTTGGACTGACATGAGACCGCTTAGTCTCCGGAAGAAGATGGAGGAAACTGCTCGCACTCAGGTATAA